Within Gemmatimonadaceae bacterium, the genomic segment TGTCGTGCGCCGTTGGCGCCGGTGCGGCGCCCGGGCGAAAAGGACGGCACCACTGAACGACGCCGGATGTTGCGGGTCTCCAAGTCTGACTGGGCGCTGCTGTATCAAAGCTGGCCGTCGGAGGTGACCGACGTACGCATGCGCGATCTGTCGCTGGACGGCATCAGCATCTACAGTGGCACCGAGTTCCCCGTGCACCGCACCATCCGGGTCGTCGGCGCGGCCTTCGACGTGGTGGCGGTGATTGTCTCCTGTCGACAAGTGGGCAAGGTGTTCACCCTGCACGCCAGGCTGATTACGGCATTGTTCACGAACGCCACCGGCGGATTCGTGTCGAAAACCGCGTAGCCAACGCGTCCCGCGGCGCCACGACCGTGCGGTGCTACGCCACCACTGGCGGGACAACCACCGGCGGGACAACCACCGGCGTCGGTGCCGGCGGTTCCTGCCGATAGATGGTCACCGCCGTGTCCTCGAAGATGCGCTTGTCATAGCCGCGCGGCAGTACATGGTCGGTGGAGTGCTCCACCGCGAGGATGCGCGAGAACTTGTTCGCCTGCCAGCTTTCGATCACACGATCGAGCATTTTTGAACCGTATGGCGGGTCGACGAACACGATGTCGTAGCGATCGGCTTCCAGTGCCGCGGCAAACGGCAAGGCATCCTTCTTGAACACGCGCGTCTTCTCACGCAAGCGCAACGCGGCAATGTTCGCTTTCAGCGCGTGCAGGCTGGACGGTCCGATTTCCACGAAATCGGCGTAGCGCGCGCCACGCGAGATGGCCTCAAGGCCCAGCGCGCCGGTGCCGGCGAAGAGGTCCAGCACGCGCGCCTTCTCCAAATCGGCGTGCAGCATCTTGAGCAATCCCACCCGCACCAACTCCGCGGTTGGACGCACGCGATAGTCGCTGGGCGATGTCAGGTTCCGGCCGGCAAACTTCCCTCCCACAATTCTCATCCCAACAAGCTACACGGACAGGCGACGGATCTGGCGATCCTGCAGGCGGGTGAAGGCCACCATGGCGATCACGGCCCCAAGGAAGGCCATGCCCATGTCCGACTGCGTGTCCCACGGGTCGCCCTGCGTACCCAGGAACGCGTCGGCCCCCTGCCCCAGGGCCACGGCGGCTCCCCATTCGATCAATTCGTAGGTCAGGCTGATGGCGAGCGCCACGGCCACGGCCAGCGAGTAGGTCCAGGCACCGGCCCGAACGATGCGTAACCGAAGGAACAGTTCGCGCGCCACGAGGGCCGGCACGAACCCCTGGGCAAAGTGCCCCAGCTTGTCGTACGGATTGCGCGACAGGTGCAACAGATCCTGCACCCAGAATCCCAGCGGCACACGCGCATACGTGTATGCGCCGCCCACTATCAGGATGATCGCGTGGAGCGCAATGACGACGTACAGCAGCGACGTCAGCGGAAAACGCCGCGCCGTCCAATACAACACGGGAGCGGCCATGAAGATCGGCGCCACTTCCATGAGCCAGGTGCTGCGCTCGTACGGCTGGAGACCCGATACTGCGAGAAGAGCAACCACCACGACCGCCAGCCACGGCACCCATCTGCGCGTTGTCATGCCGACAGTCTACCGCACATACTCCTGCGCCGCACCGGTAAACGCGCTCGGCCGGCTTGAGGCGCCCGCAAAGTATTCCACGCGAATACGTTCCTCCGAGAGCATCTGCACCAGCATCCAGCCGGCCGCTATGCGACCCATCACCGGCGTCCCCTGAAAGGCCACGAGTCCGCTGGCCACGCTGACCGTCGCCGGGTCGGGATCGGTCGATGGGATGCGCAGCACGCCGGCCTCCGTCAGCGTGCCACCTACAGAAATCCGCGGCTGCGTCGCATACCAGTCGTACGCAAATGCCAGCGTCTTGGGCCACCCCTGCGGGCCCATCGTCACCGACGACCCGTCGTTGGCAATCGACGAATGGAACCAGTCCCCCACCAGCTTGCCGCGCACGCCCCAGTCAATGCGCCCGTCCTTGTTCCCCGGCACGCCCTCGAACATGCGCACGCGCTCGTACAACCACGACCGCAACGGCTCACTGAAGTACTTGTACGGCGACACCGCGTGCGCTCCCATGTCGCCATAGCGCTTGGGGTTCACGAATCCGGCCGGGGTGACGTCATAGTCGATGACGCCCAAGTCCATTGACGGACAGCGGCCCGTGGTGGTCGCAATGGTATCACCGGCGTTCACATGTGAGCCAACGCCGATACCCGGCTTCAGAATGACGTGGTCGTAGTAGTAGTGAAACGTCCTGGTCATCTGCACATTCACCTTCGTGTCGCCCTGTACCTCCGTGACCAGTACGAAGGTCACCACTCCGCTGCCCGCCGCGCGAATCGGCCGCGCGCGACAATCGTTGTTCTGCTGCTGTCCACTCCACGGGTTCACGAAATACCAGTACACGTGATCGGTGGGCAGCACGTGCCCCGGAGGCGCCAGGTTTCCCAGCGGCGTGACCGCGAACACGGTGCTGGTATCCAGCGGCGAAACGGACAGCACGCCCGGCCCCGTGGCGGTGAGGCCATAAGGATTCCCGTTGTCCGCGGGACCGGTACTGTCGCCGTGACCGCCGCAGGCGGAGAGGGCCATCAGCGACAGGGCAATCGAATGGCGCATAGGGGACATTGTTCAGCGAGACCAGCGGAGAGTGAACGCCGTGGCCGCCGCAATCGGTGCGGGAGGCCGGTAGGATGACTGCTGTCCGAGCGCCCCGGTCACCAGAATTCCGCCAGCGCCGGGGGACTCGCGCCGCGGGTGTCGCTCGTAGATTAGGCGGATGCGCCTACTCTCCGTGCCCCAGCCCTGGGCCACCCTGCTCGCGCGCGGTGCCGCGCGATTCATCGTCCGTCACGACGCCACCGACTATCGCGGCACGGTCGCCATTCATGCCTCCGATCTCATCGACGGCGAAGCGGTGGAGCGACTGGACACCGATTCCGAATTCGCCGAACGCCTGGCCGCGCTGGGGTTCCAAGCGGCGAGTGACTTCGACGCACTGCCGCACAACGCCATGGTCGGTGTGGCGGTGATCGCCGACCTCTGGAGCCTGGGTTCACTCGAGGAAGTGGCCACGGAAGACGATGCCATCCTGCTTGGCGACGTGGACGATACCGCGGTGTTCTGGGAGCTGGCGGAGGCGGTCGAGATCGATGCGATCGTTGAACCCGCAGTTCCCGTGGACACCGACGATGACGACCATGCGATGGCGGCCGACGACATGGCCGAACCGGTCCCGCGCTTCAACGCCCTGTCGGAGCCACTCTCTCTTGTGATTCAAGACGCCGCACGGCGCGCCGGCGCGCGATTCGATGACGACGGCCTGGTATTCTGGCCCATGGCGCCGAGCCAAGCACTCGCGGCGCTGATTGGCGACGATGCGGTTGGTGATCGCGAGATCACGCGACGCGTGTGGGCCTATGTCGTGGAGCAAGACCTGCAGGACGCCGAGGACCATGCGTACGTCTACCTCGACGACGCGCTGCGGGCGGCACTGGAGAGCGACGCCGACGGCATGCCGACCGGAGAATTCACCGACTGCGTGGTCGCCCAGATGCGACGCATCCCATGACGGCCCTGCAAGACAAGTATCCCGACGACTACTCGTACTGTTACGGCTGCGGGCGTCTGAATGCGGACGGCCTTCACGTAAAGTCCGAGTGGCACGACGGAGAGTGCACCGCCCACTTCCACCCGGCGCCGAAACA encodes:
- a CDS encoding RsmD family RNA methyltransferase, which encodes MRIVGGKFAGRNLTSPSDYRVRPTAELVRVGLLKMLHADLEKARVLDLFAGTGALGLEAISRGARYADFVEIGPSSLHALKANIAALRLREKTRVFKKDALPFAAALEADRYDIVFVDPPYGSKMLDRVIESWQANKFSRILAVEHSTDHVLPRGYDKRIFEDTAVTIYRQEPPAPTPVVVPPVVVPPVVA
- a CDS encoding DUF2238 domain-containing protein, which codes for MTTRRWVPWLAVVVVALLAVSGLQPYERSTWLMEVAPIFMAAPVLYWTARRFPLTSLLYVVIALHAIILIVGGAYTYARVPLGFWVQDLLHLSRNPYDKLGHFAQGFVPALVARELFLRLRIVRAGAWTYSLAVAVALAISLTYELIEWGAAVALGQGADAFLGTQGDPWDTQSDMGMAFLGAVIAMVAFTRLQDRQIRRLSV